ATTGGCTTTCTTGAACGTGAGCACACCACCGATTCCCAGTACGAAGTTATCGAATGAGAGCAATTCAGCAGCCTCCTTTTCATTGCCGGTAAAACAATGGAACACACCTCCCGGGAGTTCTTCCTGATATTTTCTCAGGATATGCACTAACTCGTTCTGCGCTTTTCGGCAATGAATCATCAATGGAAGACGCGTCTCGACAGACCATTTCACTTGTTCTTCAAAGGCTGCCAGTTGCTCCTTTTCAAATTCCCGGCTCCAGTAGAAATCCAACCCGACTTCGCCCACGGCTATACAGTATTTCGTTTCGTCGAGATGCAGGCGCATCTGTTTGAGAACGTCCTCGTAGTCTGCCTTCACGTCTTCGGGATGCAGCCCGACCATCGGATAGGCAAAGCCGGGGAATTGCGTGCAGACCGACTTTATCGTATCTATTGAATCCAGATTGATGGCAGGAAGGAAAACCTTTGAAACGCCTGCTTCTCTTGCTCTTGCCACCACTTCGGGCAAGTCTTCCTTAAATTCTTCTCCATCAAGGTGGATGTGTGTATCTATCATCGTCATCTAATATTATCAATATGAAATTGGCATAAACTTATACGGCAAATGCCGTTCTTTAGCAATGGCTTCGGTCGTTCCCTAACAACGGCTTCAGTCGTTCCTAAGGAAGTCCTCAGGCCGTTCCTAAGGAACCGTTCGAACCGTTCCTGAAGGTTGGGGTTTAAGGCTGAAAAATTATCGAATCTGCAAGTAGATTGCCGTCTGATGTTCAGAAAGAAATAGTATGACAACTGAACAATGCTACTTGCCGATTCGTTAAACTCACAAGCCTGTTTGCTTTCTTAGAGGTTTTCAATGAACCAGTTGGCAACCTGCTGGAGCAAGTGCTGACGGGTTTTTCCTCCGAAGATGCTGTGATTTCTGTTTACATATAAGTTCTCCTTGAAATCTTTTCCTGCCTGAACCAATGCTTCAGAATATTCGTAGGCATTCTGAATATGCACATTGTCGTCAGCTATACCGTGGCAGATAAGGAGTTTGCCGTGCAGCTTTTCGGCTCTGTTTATAGGATTGATGGCATATCCATCTGCATTCTCTTGCGGGGTGCGCATATATCGCTCGGTATAGACGGAATCATAGTAACGCCAGTTGGTTGGAGGTGCAATGGATACTCCCGCCTTGTAGGCGTTCCTTCCGTCGCTCATACTCATCAGCGTGTTGAAACCACCGAAACTCCAGCCCCAAATGCCGATGCGGCTTGCGTCCACATAAGGCTGTTTGCCCATCCACAGAGCTGCTTCCACCTGATCTTTAGACTCTAAATATCCAAGTTTCAAATAAGTACACTTCTCAAAATCAGCACCACGTGCGCCCGTTCCTCTGCCATCTACGCAGGCCACGATATAGCCGTGCTGATTGAGATATGTGTCGAACAAGCCACCGTTTCCCATAGAGCCTGCCGTCCAACTGTCTACGACCTGCTGACTTCCGGGGCCGCTGTACTGATGGAATATAACAGGATACTTCTTATTAGAGTCAAAGTTCTCTGGTTTTGCTATCCAACCGTTCAGTTCAACGCCTTCGGAAGTGGTGAACTTGAAGAACTCGCGCTTCGACATATTGAATTTTGCCAGTTCGGCCTTTAGCTTGTCGTTGTTGAGCACTTCTCTTACCAGTTTGCCCTGATTGTCGTAGATGGAATAGACATAAGGATTGTTTCTGTCGCTCCAGTTGTTCAGGAAATATTTGTAATCGCCCGAGAACACGGCATTGTTCCATCCATCCTTGTTGGAAAGCATCGTAACCTTTCCGTTCTTGTCGGCAACGTATATTTCGCGCTGCATCGGAGTCTTCATAGCAGCTTGGAAATAAGTGTTTCCCGATGTTTCGTCATAGCCGTACACTCTTATCACGTCGTAATTTCCATTCTCAATCTGACGTATCTGCTTACCGTTGATATCGTAAAGGAAAAGGTGCATCCGTCCGTTACGGTCGGAAGGCATAAGAATATGATCTTTCAGAATGCTGATTCCTTCCATAGCCTCTTCCTTCACGTACTTTGCAACGCTTTCCTTGATAATCAAATTGCATTCACTGGTCAGAGGATTGCAAGCGTAAAGCTGGAGAAGATCCTGATGGCGGTTCATCGTGTAGATGATGATTCTGTTGGCAATGCTCGTCGGTTTCACCCTCGGGATATATCCGTCAGCATCCAAAGGCAGGTTGTATTTTGCAGTCTTGCCGTCAGCAAGCGAATACGACCAGACACTCACTTTTGCATTATCTTCGCCTGCTTTAGGATATTTATAGGAATAATCGCCCGGATAGACTTCGTATTCCTTTCTCTGTGGTTTAGCACCTTGGAACATCTGAAGGGAATAAGTCTTAACCTTTGATTCATCAAAGCGAATCCAACTCAATGTCTTGCTGTCTGCACCCCACGCCAAGGCATTGTTGAATCCAAATTCCTCTTCATACACCCAGTCAGGAATACCGTTGATGATTTCATTGAACTTGCCGTCGGTCGTAATCTGCTTTTCCGTCTGTCCGTCCGTGATGAAGATGTTGTTGTTTCTCACGAAAGCTATCTTTCTGCTGTCAGGAGAGAAAGTAGGAATCTGCTGCAAACCGCCTTCTGATAATTTCTTGATGCTTTTGTCCTTTACGTTGTAGAGATAATATTGCGCTTTATAAGAACGGCGGTAAATCCGTTCAGTCTCTGTTTGAATCAGAATAAAAGCACCGTCATCAGAGATCTCATAACCGTCAATCTCTTCTATCTTCACGCCACTGATTGTATTGACATCAAACAGCACCCCTGTCTGTTTACCGGTCTTGAACGAGAATTTCTCAATCTTCTTGCCATCGCCTGAGATACTTGCATATTCGGAAGTACCCTTCAGAGGGTTGATGCCGTGAATGGTTTTGGCAACCAAAGAGTTGTTCGTAACTTGCTCAATAGTTATTGGCTCGCCAGCTAAGGCTTGATTAGCCAAAGAAAATATTGCAGCACATACTAAAAAAAACTTTTTCATTGTATATTTTATTGATTTAATGCAACAAAAGTACAAAATATTAAGTAAATTTGCAATAGTAAATGGAACAATACTATAATGATTTTGGAAATTGGATCAGAAAGCAATTTCCATTCCGTGTTCAGAAGATTTCAATCGATGCAGGTTTCACTTGTCCGAACCGTGACGGAAGGATAGGCAAGGGGGGCTGTATTTTCTGCGACAATAAAACTTTCAATCCTTCTTATTGCGAGTCTTCCAAGAGCATAACCCAACAACTGGAAGACGGAAAAGCCTTCTTTGCAAAGAAATATCCCGATATGAAATATCTGGCATATTTTCAGGCATATACGAATACTTATGACTCGGTGGAATCCTTGCGTCGGATGTACGAAGAAGCTCTTGGCGTGAAAGACGTAGTCGGCATAGTCATCGGCACGCGTCCCGACTGTGTGAGTGATGAACTTTTAGATTATTTGGAAGAGTTGAACAGGCAGACTTTCCTGATAGTGGAGTATGGAATTGAGAGCTGCAATGACGAAACGCTGAAACTCATCAACAGAGGACACGACTTCGCCTGTACCAAACGTGCCGTGGAGGAAACTGCCAAACGTGGCATAAAGGTCGGTGGACATATCATCGTCGGACTGCCGGGCGAAGACCCGGATGAAAGTCTTCGACAGGCATCTGTCATATCTTCATTGCCATTGACGATATTGAAAGTTCATCAACTGCAAATCATTCGCGGCACGAAACTCGCAAGGATGTACGAGAAAGAGCCTTTCCATTTATATAGCGTTGAAGAGTACATCGACCTCATTGCCCGATTCATTCAGTTGTTGAGAAAGGATTTGGTGTTGGAAAGATTTGTCAGTCAGAGTCCTCCCGAACTACTTGTAGCTCCTAAATGGGGCTTGAAAAACTATGAATTTACGAATCTTCTCAACAATCATCTAAGGATAATGATGGAAAGGAAGTAGAAGTTTGACCCTTAATTTAATTATCAGTAGAAAAGAAATATAAAAAGAGGTTGGGCATATCAGTTGCGCAACCTCTTTTTTATACTAACACTTTTCTTCTGTTTTAATCTTTCTAATTAGAAAGCAGTAACTTAGGATTTGTCGTTTAGTTCCTTCATATCAATGAACTGCTGCTTTTCATCGTAGAATTCGTACTGCATAAAAGCGAGTTTCTGAGAAGGAATGATACTAATGCCGAATCCGTACTTCATCTGCCACTTGCGCTTCAAGGAGATTATGCCTTGATTGATGTAGGCAGCAACGTAAGGATGTACGTGCAAACTGAACTTCTTGATTCCAATCTTGTTTATCAAGCGGTCAATCTTGCGCTCAAGCTGATCGGTAAACAGGATGCTGGAACGAATCTTGCCTGTGCCGAAACACGTCGGGCAGTCTTCTGCGACATCAACATCCATAACCGGACGAACACGCTGGCGTGTAATCTGCATCAGACCGAATTTGCTGAGCGGCAGGATATTGTGCCGAGCACGGTCTTTCTGCATCGCCTTGCACATACGTTCGTAGAGCATCTGTCGGTCTTCTGCGAGATTCATATCAATGAAGTCTACAACAATGATGCCACCCATATCACGCAGTCTTAGCTGTCGTGCCAATTCGTCTGCCGCACCCAAGTTGGTGTCAAGAGCGTTCTGTTCTTGTCCTTTGTCTTTTGCACGGTTTCCGCTGTTTACGTCTACAACGTGCATTGCTTCTGTGTGTTCGATGATGAGGTAGCAGCCGTGACCGTAGTTGATGGTCTTACCAAAGCTGGATTTGATTTGCTTTGTAACATCAAAGTTGTCGAAGATTGGCAATTTGCCATTGTACTTTTTCACTATGTTCGCCTTTTCAGGGGCAATGAGAGAAACATAGTGCTGTACGGCTGTACAAATCTCCTCGTCGTTCACATAGATATTCTCATAGGTAGGATTGAAGAGGTCGCGGAGCATTGCCACGGCACGTCCTGTCTCTTCAAAAATAAGTTGTGGGCGATTCTGAGTTTTCTGCACCTTGGTGATGGCTTCTTCCCATCTGCTCAAGAGCACTTTCATCTCAGCATCCAGTTCGGCTACTCTCTTTCCTTCAGCAACCGTCCGAACGATTACGCCAAAATTCTTTGGGCAAATGCTCTGAATGAGTTGCTTGAGGCGAGCGCGCTCTTCGCCGCTTTTAATCTTGGAGGAAACGTTTACCTTGTCCCCGAAAGGGATGAGTACAATGAATCGGCCTGCGAACGATAGTTCGCCAGTAAGGCGCGGTCCCTTGGTAGAAATGGGTTCTTTTACAATCTGCACCATTACCTCTTGTCCGACCTGAAGTGCATTCTGGATGCTTCCATCCTTCTTCAAGTCTGGCAAGTGGCTGGCTTTCTGAATAGGGTAGAGACGTTTCCTGTCGCTTTGTACCTGTTTGAGATATTTCGCAAAGGAGTCGAACTGACTTCCTAAGTCAAGATAGTGAAGAAATGCGTCGCGTTCATAACCAACATCTACGAAACAGGCGTTAAGGCCCGGCATCAGTTTCTTGACCTTTGCAATGTAGATGTTTCCAACTGAAAAATTGGCTTCTCTCGGCTCTCGCTGGTATTCCACCAGTCGCTTGTCTTCGAGTAATGCAATCGAAATCTCTTTCGGTTGGGCATCAATAATTACTTCGCTTGTCATTTTCTCCTGTTTTATAAATACTTTATGGTGTATTTATATTCAATAAAAACGAGACTTGTCTTCGCACTCCCAGGGAAAGGAGTATTATGCGATGACACGCCCCGTCAAGTTCTGAAAGACCAGTTTGTGCTTTCTGCCCCAGAGGCTTACTTGCTCTTGTGTCTGTTCTTTCTTAATCTCTTCTTACGCTTGTGCGTAGCCATCTTATGTCCCTTCTTCTTCTTTCCGTTAGGCATAGCTTTAAAATTTTAAATTGTTATTATAATATTTTGTTTCTTTCTTGTCTTACTTCTTCATATCCTCGATAAAAGTCTTTGCTGGCTTGAATGAAGGGAAGTCGTGTGCAGGAATAGTGATTGTCGTATTCTTTGAGATGTTACGAGCAGTCTTTTCAGCACGATGCTTTACGATAAAACTACCGAAACCACGGAGATATACGTTTTCCTTCTTGTCAAGCAAGCTGTCTTTGATAGCGTCCATAAAAGATTCTACAACCGCCGACACGTCTTTCTTGGCAATGCCGGTCGAAGATGCAATCTCGTTGATGATATCTGCCTTTGTCATTTTCTTTAATTTATCTTTGTTATTATGTATTCTTACCTATCTCTTCATAACGGAATGCAAAGATACTCATTTTCAGATAAATACGAAAATGTTTTTTACTATTTTTTGCAAAAACTCTTTTACACACGCTTTCGGTATCCTTTTTTTCATTATCTTTGCACTATAAATATATAAGGTGTATGAAGACTGCGATAGGAATAGACGTTGGGATTTCGACTACCAAAATTGTTGGAATCCGTGATGGAATGGTAGTGAACCCACTGCGCATCAAGGCTACCGACCCGATAACTTCTCTCTATGGAGCGTTTGGCAAGTATCTGTATGACAACAAGATAGAGCTTAACGATGTAGACAAGGTGATGATTACCGGTGTGGGCTCTGCTTATATCGACAAGCCTGTGTATGGGCTGCCGACCGAGAAAGCCGATGAGTTTCTGGCAGACGGTATGGGTGCCCAGTTTGCAGCGAATCTTGAGCGGATGATTGTGGTTTCGATGGGAACAGGCACTTCGCTGGTGGAATGCAACGAAGGAAAAATCAAACATATTGGTGGAGTGGGTATCGGTGGAGGTACGCTCAATGGCTTGTCAAGACTTTTGCTCAGCACCGACGATATTCATCAAATATCCGATTTGGCAATGAAGGGGGATATATCAAACATCAACTTGGAGATTGGCGATATTTCCGCTCATCCGCTCCCCGGACTTCCAATGAATGCCACAGCATCGCTCTTTGCCAATGCTCAAGGCAATGCAAGCAGGGAGGACATTGCGCTTGGGTTGATTTGTCTGGTGCTTCAGTCCATTGGTTCGGCAACGATTTTGAGTGCGTTGAATAGTGGTATCAAGGATTTCGTGTTGATAGGCAACTTGACGCTATTGCCGCAGTGCAAAGTTCTCTTCCCTATGATGGAACAAATCTATGATGTGAATTTCATTATTCCGAAACATTCAGAGTTCTGTACGGCTATTGGTGCAGCTTTGCAGGCGAAGAAATAACAGTTCTTCGTTTAAAGAAATTGCCCTGCCTTGGAAATGTTAGGCCGTGATTCTGATTGATGCAATGTCAGGAATGTTCTGTAACCTGTAAATTCCTGAAAATCAGACGATAAATAATTGCTTTCCATTCTTGCGAAGAACGCCGCGCAATCTTCGCAAGAATGCACGGTATTTTTGCGAAGAATGAAACGCATTCTTCGGATAGTTGTAAATCACTTGAATTTAGGGTAATTTCATACTCAAGAATATGAGGTTGCAAATGAGTTTGTCCTCGGATATATGAAGGTGTGTTTGCGAATAAGGCCGGTCATAAACTTCACGCTGTTGAAAGCATTGTCAGAACTCAGATAAAATATTATGCCCTCGTACTTCAATAGAAATACGAGGGCATAGTGCAGTATATAATCTTATTTTTCTTATTTATCTTTTCTGCCAAAGAGTGAGAAGTGGACGTAACGCTTCGGATGTGCCTTCAGGTTTACCATCAGACTGTCCATATTTGCCAATGTGTTGGACAGATTGTTGTAGAGCGTAGGGTCGTTCATCAGCAAGCCCATAGAACCTTTGTTGCTGTTCAATGTTGCGGTCAGCGTGTTTACATTGTCCAGTGCTGTGTTGAGTTTTGCCATTGTTGTGGCAATATCCAGTGCATTTACCTTGCTGTTGATGTTTGCCATCAGCCCGTCTGCTCCCTTCAAAGCACTCCGAGCCTCCGTAATGCCACTATTGGCATTCGCCATCAGGCTGTTTGTGTTGTCCATAAGATTACCGGCTTTTGCGCTCATAGCAGGCAGAGTGCTGTTCATTTGAGCCAGCAGAATGTTTAATTGCTTGGTGGAGGTAGTCAAATCGGCTGTAATCTTGTCTACATTGTGGATGGAATTCTTGACAGAAGGGTCAGCAAGAACGGAGTTTACATTGGCAAGAATGCTGTCGAGCTTTGGTAACATTTTCTGGATAGACGGCACCATATTTTTCACTTCGCCCATTGCGCCGTTGTTGATGCTGCCGTTGATAACACCATTTTCAGCCAGCCATTTGGTGCTTTTGCCCAGAACGAGATTTACCTGTACGTTACCCATCAGGTCGCTGATGATTTCAGCCGTGGTTCCTTCGGGAATTTTCATATTCCTATCAATATCAACGCCTACGCTGATACCTTTTTCGGGGTGGTTGTAATCGTAGGCAATATCCTTCACAATGCCCACCTTGAAGCCATTTGCATAGATAGGGCAGGTTGTGGTAAGCCCGCTGATATCGTCAAACTGCATCTTGTATCGTGTGTCTGTGGAAAAGAGGTTGAGTCCTTTCAGGAAATCCATACCGAAAAACAATATTATTATTCCACAAATAGCCACGAGTGCTATCTTTACTTCTGGTGTTAGAATCTTTTTCATAATTACTTTGTTTGTTGATTCCTCTTTGCAAATTCGCCAATCGCAACGCTGGTGTTCATTCGTTCACCATTCTTGAATGCGATAATGAACGCTTCTGGGAAATCTTTTCTAAGTTTCTGGCGCAGGCGAACCACTTCGTTATAGTCCTCGCTGGCACCGATTGTATATTTATAAACATTTCCTTCCTGGAATGAATCTACGTCGTTGTGTCCCTTGAAATGCTCGCTGCCAGGGCGCAACTGTCGGTTGATGGCAAATATCTGCACCTTGAAGATAGGACGAATTTCATTACCGGAGGTGTTGTTCTCCTTCTTTTCCTCTGGTTTCTTTGCAGCGACTGTCGCTTTCTTTTCCGATTTCACGTTTCTGCTGACAGATGCTTGCTCTTTCTTTTTGTTTTGGGTTGAAGCCTGAATGTTAGTTTTTTTCTCTTTTATAGCCTTTACTTCCTTTTCTTTTTTAATCTGAGTTGGCTGAGAAACTGCAACATTTACTTTTGGAGCGATCTTTACATCGTCGATGGTTTTAGGTTCTATCTTGGTAACAGTCGTAACCTTTGGCACCTGTTGAGGATAGTTTCCTTTGTAGGGAATAACCAAATGGTCGTCTACTTTATTCTTATATTCTACAAATGCTTCATAAATGCCACGCGCCATCAAGTCAATACCTTCCTCTGTGTTCAGAAATTGCTCTTCTTC
The Prevotella sp. HUN102 genome window above contains:
- a CDS encoding N-acetylmuramoyl-L-alanine amidase encodes the protein MVKKVLLLFVLTFGLGLNITSAKGKFTLVIDPGHGGRDAGAIGAISKEKDINLNVALAFGRLVEHNLSDVNVVYTRKTDVFIPLKGRAEIANKAKADLFVSVHTNSVPPGRSPRGFQVYTLGMHRAKDNLDVAMRENGVISLEQGYQQTYEGFNPNSSESYIMFEFMQNANMEKSVQLAQLIQHSVCSKANRIDKGVHQAGFLVLRETSMPGCLIELGFITAEEEEQFLNTEEGIDLMARGIYEAFVEYKNKVDDHLVIPYKGNYPQQVPKVTTVTKIEPKTIDDVKIAPKVNVAVSQPTQIKKEKEVKAIKEKKTNIQASTQNKKKEQASVSRNVKSEKKATVAAKKPEEKKENNTSGNEIRPIFKVQIFAINRQLRPGSEHFKGHNDVDSFQEGNVYKYTIGASEDYNEVVRLRQKLRKDFPEAFIIAFKNGERMNTSVAIGEFAKRNQQTK
- a CDS encoding Rne/Rng family ribonuclease, with the translated sequence MTSEVIIDAQPKEISIALLEDKRLVEYQREPREANFSVGNIYIAKVKKLMPGLNACFVDVGYERDAFLHYLDLGSQFDSFAKYLKQVQSDRKRLYPIQKASHLPDLKKDGSIQNALQVGQEVMVQIVKEPISTKGPRLTGELSFAGRFIVLIPFGDKVNVSSKIKSGEERARLKQLIQSICPKNFGVIVRTVAEGKRVAELDAEMKVLLSRWEEAITKVQKTQNRPQLIFEETGRAVAMLRDLFNPTYENIYVNDEEICTAVQHYVSLIAPEKANIVKKYNGKLPIFDNFDVTKQIKSSFGKTINYGHGCYLIIEHTEAMHVVDVNSGNRAKDKGQEQNALDTNLGAADELARQLRLRDMGGIIVVDFIDMNLAEDRQMLYERMCKAMQKDRARHNILPLSKFGLMQITRQRVRPVMDVDVAEDCPTCFGTGKIRSSILFTDQLERKIDRLINKIGIKKFSLHVHPYVAAYINQGIISLKRKWQMKYGFGISIIPSQKLAFMQYEFYDEKQQFIDMKELNDKS
- a CDS encoding MlaD family protein, translating into MKKILTPEVKIALVAICGIIILFFGMDFLKGLNLFSTDTRYKMQFDDISGLTTTCPIYANGFKVGIVKDIAYDYNHPEKGISVGVDIDRNMKIPEGTTAEIISDLMGNVQVNLVLGKSTKWLAENGVINGSINNGAMGEVKNMVPSIQKMLPKLDSILANVNSVLADPSVKNSIHNVDKITADLTTSTKQLNILLAQMNSTLPAMSAKAGNLMDNTNSLMANANSGITEARSALKGADGLMANINSKVNALDIATTMAKLNTALDNVNTLTATLNSNKGSMGLLMNDPTLYNNLSNTLANMDSLMVNLKAHPKRYVHFSLFGRKDK
- the coaW gene encoding type II pantothenate kinase encodes the protein MKTAIGIDVGISTTKIVGIRDGMVVNPLRIKATDPITSLYGAFGKYLYDNKIELNDVDKVMITGVGSAYIDKPVYGLPTEKADEFLADGMGAQFAANLERMIVVSMGTGTSLVECNEGKIKHIGGVGIGGGTLNGLSRLLLSTDDIHQISDLAMKGDISNINLEIGDISAHPLPGLPMNATASLFANAQGNASREDIALGLICLVLQSIGSATILSALNSGIKDFVLIGNLTLLPQCKVLFPMMEQIYDVNFIIPKHSEFCTAIGAALQAKK
- a CDS encoding HU family DNA-binding protein; amino-acid sequence: MTKADIINEIASSTGIAKKDVSAVVESFMDAIKDSLLDKKENVYLRGFGSFIVKHRAEKTARNISKNTTITIPAHDFPSFKPAKTFIEDMKK
- a CDS encoding TatD family hydrolase → MTMIDTHIHLDGEEFKEDLPEVVARAREAGVSKVFLPAINLDSIDTIKSVCTQFPGFAYPMVGLHPEDVKADYEDVLKQMRLHLDETKYCIAVGEVGLDFYWSREFEKEQLAAFEEQVKWSVETRLPLMIHCRKAQNELVHILRKYQEELPGGVFHCFTGNEKEAAELLSFDNFVLGIGGVLTFKKANLPETLKTVPLERIVLETDAPYMAPVPMRGKRNESAFLVHIVAKIAEVYGETAQEIADQTNKNVKRIFGFN
- a CDS encoding TIGR01212 family radical SAM protein (This family includes YhcC from E. coli K-12, an uncharacterized radical SAM protein.), which translates into the protein MEQYYNDFGNWIRKQFPFRVQKISIDAGFTCPNRDGRIGKGGCIFCDNKTFNPSYCESSKSITQQLEDGKAFFAKKYPDMKYLAYFQAYTNTYDSVESLRRMYEEALGVKDVVGIVIGTRPDCVSDELLDYLEELNRQTFLIVEYGIESCNDETLKLINRGHDFACTKRAVEETAKRGIKVGGHIIVGLPGEDPDESLRQASVISSLPLTILKVHQLQIIRGTKLARMYEKEPFHLYSVEEYIDLIARFIQLLRKDLVLERFVSQSPPELLVAPKWGLKNYEFTNLLNNHLRIMMERK
- a CDS encoding S9 family peptidase gives rise to the protein MKKFFLVCAAIFSLANQALAGEPITIEQVTNNSLVAKTIHGINPLKGTSEYASISGDGKKIEKFSFKTGKQTGVLFDVNTISGVKIEEIDGYEISDDGAFILIQTETERIYRRSYKAQYYLYNVKDKSIKKLSEGGLQQIPTFSPDSRKIAFVRNNNIFITDGQTEKQITTDGKFNEIINGIPDWVYEEEFGFNNALAWGADSKTLSWIRFDESKVKTYSLQMFQGAKPQRKEYEVYPGDYSYKYPKAGEDNAKVSVWSYSLADGKTAKYNLPLDADGYIPRVKPTSIANRIIIYTMNRHQDLLQLYACNPLTSECNLIIKESVAKYVKEEAMEGISILKDHILMPSDRNGRMHLFLYDINGKQIRQIENGNYDVIRVYGYDETSGNTYFQAAMKTPMQREIYVADKNGKVTMLSNKDGWNNAVFSGDYKYFLNNWSDRNNPYVYSIYDNQGKLVREVLNNDKLKAELAKFNMSKREFFKFTTSEGVELNGWIAKPENFDSNKKYPVIFHQYSGPGSQQVVDSWTAGSMGNGGLFDTYLNQHGYIVACVDGRGTGARGADFEKCTYLKLGYLESKDQVEAALWMGKQPYVDASRIGIWGWSFGGFNTLMSMSDGRNAYKAGVSIAPPTNWRYYDSVYTERYMRTPQENADGYAINPINRAEKLHGKLLICHGIADDNVHIQNAYEYSEALVQAGKDFKENLYVNRNHSIFGGKTRQHLLQQVANWFIENL